The genomic window CACCAGGTCAGCCAGCCGCATACCAATGCCTTCATCAAGGCCTTCGGCATCGACCCGAAGAAGGTGATGACCATCTTCGGCGAGCACGGCAACATCGGCCCGGCCTCGGTCCCGATCGTGCTGAGCAAGCTGCGTCAGCTGGGCAAGCTCAAGAAGGGCGACCGTGTCGCGCTGATGGGCATCGGCTCGGGCCTGAACTGCACGATGGCCGAGGTGGTCTGGTAAGTTCCGGCCTTGCCGCGAACTGCGGGATCGCATGTTTTTCCTTCTCCCCTTGTGGGAGAAGGTGCCCAAAGGGCGGAAGAGGGGACGCGTGCGCAGCACGCATGCGCCTGGGGTTGGAGCGCTTGTTCAAGCACCTCCACGCTGGCCAACCCTCTCCCCAACCCCTCTCCCGACAGGAGAGGGGCTCAGCAGCCGCAGGTGCAACCCGATGAACAAACTCCCCGGTTACCCCAGCAAGACCCACCGTTTCGAAGTGCGTCCGGGTTTGTCGATGAATTACATCGATGAAGGCCCGCGCGATGGCGAAGTGGTGGTGATGCTGCACGGCAATCCGTCGTGGAGCTATCTGTGGCGGCACCTGGTCAACGGCCTCAGCGACAAGTACCGCTGCATCGTGCCCGATCACATCGGCATGGGCCTGTCCGACAAGCCTGACGACAGCCGCTACGAATACACGCTGCAGTCGCGTGTGGATGATCTGGATGCGCTGCTCAAGCACCTGGGCATCACCGGCCCGGTGACGCTGGCGGTGCACGATTGGGGCGGCATGATCGGCTTCGGCTGGGCCTTGTCGCACCATGAGCAGGTCAAGCGCCTGGTCATCACCAATACCGCTTCGTTCCCGTTGCCGCCAGAAAAGCCGATGCCGTGGCAGATCGCCATGGGCCGGCACTGGAAGGCGGGCGAATGGTTCATCCGCACCTTCAATGCATTCTCGGCCGGTGCCT from Stenotrophomonas nitritireducens includes these protein-coding regions:
- a CDS encoding alpha/beta fold hydrolase, whose product is MNKLPGYPSKTHRFEVRPGLSMNYIDEGPRDGEVVVMLHGNPSWSYLWRHLVNGLSDKYRCIVPDHIGMGLSDKPDDSRYEYTLQSRVDDLDALLKHLGITGPVTLAVHDWGGMIGFGWALSHHEQVKRLVITNTASFPLPPEKPMPWQIAMGRHWKAGEWFIRTFNAFSAGASWLGVSRRMPADVRRAYVSPYNNWDNRISTIRFMQDIPLSPADKAWSLLERAAAALPSFADRPVYIAWGLRDICFDHHFLAGFKKALPQAEVTAFEDANHYVLEDKHEVVVPAVRAFLERNPLG